The nucleotide sequence CACCTGCACGCGGGTCAGTTCCTCGATCAGTTCGTCTTTGGTCTGCGTGGCTCGCCGCAACTCCTCGGTGAGTCCCTGCACCTGTGTCAGGCTGGCTGCCACCTCAGTCGACGCGTCGCGGTTGGCCGTCAGCAGCTCGGTCAGCCGCCGTTCCTGCTCGGCCAGCACGGCGTCTTCCTTCTGCGCTTCCTTGAAGCGGGCGTGGGCCTTCTCAATCTGCGACTTGATCGCCGAGATCTCAAGGCGGAGCGGCACCAGCGCCTTCTGGACGGCGGCGACGGCTTCGAGCTTCTGCTGCACGTCGGTGACCTGCACGCCGACGTTGTCGCAGATGCTCTTCAAGCTGTCGATCTCGGCGCGACGGTTCAGTTGGTCCGCCAGCTTGGTGTCCACGTCGCCGGCCAGGGCGTAGAGCGCGTTGACGCGCTGTTCCACCTTTTCCACAAACTTGTAGGTATTGGCGACCCGCGTCATCTGGCGATCCAGTTCGTCGGCCAGCACGACGAGGTTCGACGCCCGGTGCACACCTTCGTCGATGATGGTCAGGCGCGACGTAATCGTGTCCATCTTGGATTCAAGTTCGGGGACATTCGCGCGGAACCCCTCGAACCGGTCGACAAACCTCCCGAGCGCTGTGCGATCCGCGTCGAGACGCTCGACCAGTTGCGCCGCCGCCTGGTGCGCCTTGTAGAACTCGATGATGTCGGCCCGGAGCGTCTCGAGGGTCTCGCGGAGCTGATTCAGGTTCTCGAACTGCACGCGTGTTCTGGTGGACAGATCGTCGACTTCGTCGAGCCGCTCGCGAAGTCCGTCAAACTGCGTCTGGCGCCGCTGCACCTCGTCGACCTGGCCGGCCAGGCTCGAGGCGAGCACTTCCATGGTCGTGAATTGCTGGGCCATCGCGGCCAGCGCGTGGTCCTTCGCCGTGACGTTCTCGACCGATCGCTCGACGTCGGCGATGCCGGTCTGGATCGTGCGGATGCGCTGGTCGAAACTGTCGAGCTCCTTGCGTTCGAGCGCCAGCCGTTCGTCATAACTGCGGATGAAGTCGGTCAGGACGCCGCGGTCGCGGTCCATCCGGGCAAGATCCTGCTGGAACGCGTCCTTCGCTTTCATCGCCGCGTCCACCTGCGCCGTCGTCTCGCGCGCGAGTCTTTCGAGTCGTTCCGCCGTTTCCTCGGCGCTCGCGACGAACTTCAGGCCCTCGTTCAACTTGGTGACCTGTGCGTCCATGCTCCAGACCATCTCGTTGAGGCGGCTCGATTCGACAATCGCGTGCTCGATCGTCTGCTTCTGCGTCTCGAGCGTCTTGGTCTTCTGCGACACGTGCTCGGCCAGCTGGTTGAGCGCCGACAGGCGTTCCTTCGTCGTCCGGCTCAGGTCCTCGAGCGCGGTGAACGACGCCAGCTTCTTCTCGATGTCCTTGGCGGTCTCCATCGTGATGTTGGCGTGGTCGCGCGCCTCGCGCGAGGTGTCGCGGAACTTCCCATAGTCCTGCGTCAACTGCGAGCCCAGCGATCTCAGCTGTTCGAATTCCGTCTTGAGGCCGGAGAACCGATCGGTCGCATCCTTGACTTCGCCGCTGGCCTGCTGCAACTGGTCGCGAAGCTCCTCGAACCCCTGCTGATCCCGCTTCAGGGCCTCGAGAGTGGTTCGCGTTTGCACCTCCTGCGCGGAAACCTGCTGCACCAGCGCGCGGTACTGCGCGATCTGACCTTCTGGTCCCAGCAGTTGCTGGGCGGTCTGCTCGGCTTCGGCCAGCGTGTCGGTGAGGCGATTGACACGCGCATCGACGGATTCGAGATCCGTGATGCGGGCCAGCAGACCTTCCACCCGCCCGGTCAGACCCTGCACCTGTTCGATCAGGACACGGGTGTCCTCACGCGTGGTCTCGAGGGATCGATCGACCTGGGCCATGTCCGTCTTCTTGCTTGCCAGATCGGCCAGGACCCTAACCGTCTCCTCGCGCTCCTGCTTGGCCTTGGCCAGCAGTTCGCGCAGCTCGTTCAGCTTCTTGAGCGAGTCGAGCATCATCATTCTCCTGCGCGCGTCCGGATGACGCGCCGACCTCTTCCGCGCTTACGTCCGGCCATCAGGCAGACGTCGGATCCACCTGTCCCTTCACGGTGTCGGCCGATCGGGCCCCGCGGATTAGACCCGATGCCGGCCGGACACGGTCCTGGTCGCGTGGAACCTGGACCCTGGCCCGTGCGTTGATCCGTGAAAGGGTAGCTCCGAATTGACCGGACCGCAAATGGAGGATCTGTGACCCGACGAAAGAAGCTCGACATCATGATGCCCGTCGTCAGCGGGCTGGCCTGCGCCGTCAGTGCATACACCACCCAGCAGGGGCTGGCGACCGCCACCTCGGACCTGCTGGTGTCGGTGGGGGTCGCGCTGACCGGCGGGGCGTTTTTGTTCGTGTTTTCCTTGTTTCTCATGTGGCGATTTCCCTATGCCGACTCGAACCGGCAGATCGGCTACGGCATCGTCGCCGTGGTGGTGATGGTGCTGGCGTTTGGTTTTTCGACGCAGTGGAGCGTGATCGCCATGGGTGGGAAGGATGCGCTGAGCATCCATATGCAGCGGGTGCTCAACCAGGCTGACGTCGAATCGCTCCGGCTGCTGCGCCAGGCGACGCTCGAAGCCAACCTGGCGCCTCAGTTGGCGAGCCTGGGCCAGCAGTATGAGGATCTGGCCAGCCGTGAAACCCGAGGCGCGTTCTCGGGGTTGCGGGGTGAAGGCAGCGTCGTGGCGACGCTGCGGAACATGTCGCAGATGTTCGCGAACCTGAGCCGCATGGTCAAGGGCGTCGATGGCGAGAAGAAGGCGCTGTATGACCGCTACAAGGAGTTGACGGCAGAGGCCCGCAAGGTGGCGTCGGACACCGAGGCGGCCGACGTGCGCGAGGGCGACAAGATCCGACGCAACAACCTGGCCTTCAGCCGCATTCTGGGCGAGATCAACGAGGTGATGACCAGGATGGGAGAAAAATCGTCGGCGGCCTACGTCCGGGTGGTCAACCAGAACCTGGGATCGTTGACGACGACGGCCCGGTCCGACGACACCGCCGAGCAGAAGCAAGCGCTGGTCCGGCTGGAGCTGCTCAAGGAAGCCGCCGTCAAGGTTGTGACGCAGATTGCCGGGGGACGGCCATCCGAAGAGGAGAGCAAGACTCAGACATTCATGATGATCCCGGCCGCTCATGCGGTCTGGGTGTACAAGAACGACGTGTTTTATGCCTGGTCCGGCGGCATCGCGCTCGATGCGATTCCCACGATCTTCGTCGTGCTGCTCTCACTCGGGCGGCCGATTGAAGATGAGGAAAAGGAGCGGGAGGCGCGCACCGCCCCTGTTCCGAGGAGTGCATCCACGCCGCGCCCCGTGACGGCTCCGGCCAGCTGGCCCGGCGGGGGAGCAGGGGGTCACGCCGCCAATCGGGGGTGAGGCGCGATCGCTGCCGTGATATCCTGCCGCGGCCGAAAAGGGAGTAGATCGTCGCCCGCGCCAATGCGTGATGCCTGGCGGCACACAACCCCCGGTCGTGCGGCTTGCCGTCTGGCCGCGCTTCGAGTGAGAATCTTGAGAAGGAGATCGCAGATGACCCTCAGAAACATGTTCGCATTCGCGGTGGCGTTTTCGTTTGCCGTGGTGGTGGGATCGGCTCAGGCGCCCAGCGCACCGGCCAAGCCGAAACAGGAACAGAAGAAGATCCAGAAGGTGAAGCTGTCGTTCGACGACAAGGGCTACGTCGTGACGCCCTCGACGCTTACCAAGGGCGTGCCCGTCGAGATGGACGTGGATCTGGATACGGTCAAGGGGTGTATGCGCACGGTGGTGATCGCGTCCTTGAACGTGAAGAAGACGGTCAAGACCGGAGATACGCTGATTGAGTTCACGCCGGACAAGACCGGGAACGTGCCGGTGATTTGCGGCATGAACATGGGGAAGGGCGCATTTACGGTCGTCGATCCGAAGTGACCGGAGAGCGGCGCCGGGTCTCTCCCTGGTGCTGCATTGCCTGCCCGCTGCCACAGGACCCGCCATGCACCGCCCGGTGAAGAGCTTCGACTACGCCCAGGCCCTCAAGCAGGGGCATCAACTCCCGTTGCTGCGCTACCTGAACGTCGATCGCTACGTGCATCGGCCCGTGGGTGCCCTGATTGTGCGGGCGATCTACTCCACGAGCGTCACCCCGAATCAGCTCACGTATGCGTCGTTTGTGCTGGGCGCCATCGCCGCGGCCTGTTTCTGCCAGGTGCCCCGGGCCTTCGTGGTGGCTGGGGCGTTCATCCAGCTCGCGGCCAGTTTCATTGATTCGGCCGATGGCATGCTGGCCAGAGCCAAGGGCATGCAGAGCCGGTTTGGGGCGACGCTGGACCTGATGCTCGATCGCATCGGCGATCTGCTCCTCTACGGGTCGACCATCGTTGCCTACTACCACGTCACCGGCGACGCGCGCCTCGCGATTGCCGGCCTGATTGGCCTCGCCCTGTTCAACCTGCAGGTCACGCTCTACTACCTGGTCGAGCAGTACAGGAAGGCGGAGCGGACCGGGATGTCCGGTGAAACGCGCGCCCTGCTCAGCTGGCTGATCGTCGTCTGCGCGCTGGCCGGGCGATTCGAGATCCTGATGTGGGTGCTGGTGGTCGAACCGGTGGCGAACATCGTGTATCGGGTCTGGTACGTCCATCACCTTCCACCCGATCCGGCCTGACCCGACGGCACGCGCCGCTGCGCTCTACGCCTCCGGGCCAGGCGCCCGGCGCCGAGACGTCGGCTTCTCGATGCCGAGGGTTTTCATCTTGTAGTTGATGACGCGCGCGCTGACGTGGAGCAGATCTCCGGCATCCCGCTGGATCCAGTTGCACATCCGAAGCGCCTCGGTGATTGCCTGCCGCTCGATGTCTTCGAGCGCGACGCCGGTTGGCGGGATCCGCACGAGGGGTGTCGCCCCCGGGTGGCCGCCGACCGCGATGGTCTCACCCAGCCGCAAGTCCTCCACCGTGAGGACCGGCCCCTCGGTCAGCAGCACGGCCCGCTCAATCGCGTTCTCGAGTTCGCGGATGTTGCCCGGCCAGTTGTAGCGCGCCAGCAGCTTCTGGGCGTCGGGCGCGACGCCATCGATCTTCCTCTTGAGTTCGCCGGTGAACTTCCGCACGAACGTCGCGGTCAAGTCCGCAATGTCGTCTTTGCGATCGCGCAGCGGCGGCATCTCGACCGACACGACGTTCAGGCGGTAGAACAGGTCCTCGCGAAACTGGCCTGACGCCACCATCGCGGGCAGGTTGCGATTGGTTGCGGCAATCATCCGCACATCAACCTTGAGCGTCCGCGTGCCGCCCAGCCGCTCGAACTCGTGCTCCTGGAGCACACGCAGAATCTTGGCCTGCGTGTTCGGGCTCATGTCGCCCACTTCGTCGAGAAACATCGTGCCACCGTCGGCCTGCTCGAATCGGCCAA is from Acidobacteriota bacterium and encodes:
- a CDS encoding CDP-alcohol phosphatidyltransferase family protein; translation: MHRPVKSFDYAQALKQGHQLPLLRYLNVDRYVHRPVGALIVRAIYSTSVTPNQLTYASFVLGAIAAACFCQVPRAFVVAGAFIQLAASFIDSADGMLARAKGMQSRFGATLDLMLDRIGDLLLYGSTIVAYYHVTGDARLAIAGLIGLALFNLQVTLYYLVEQYRKAERTGMSGETRALLSWLIVVCALAGRFEILMWVLVVEPVANIVYRVWYVHHLPPDPA
- a CDS encoding sigma-54 dependent transcriptional regulator — encoded protein: MGRILIADDHDALRRGLARALAEAGHDVDEAPNGNAAIERLHESQFEVVLSDLKMGGSDGLDVLRTAKTLHPTCAVILMTAFGSVGTAVEAMKIGAFDYVQKPFEIEEMELKIEKALEMRRLRHELDYLRHTQGDIYKFDSIVGSSGALQKVLGIVRKVAKSNTTVLIRGETGTGKELIAGAIHHNSLRANRNFVRVNCAALQENLLESELFGHEKGAFTGADKQRVGRFEQADGGTMFLDEVGDMSPNTQAKILRVLQEHEFERLGGTRTLKVDVRMIAATNRNLPAMVASGQFREDLFYRLNVVSVEMPPLRDRKDDIADLTATFVRKFTGELKRKIDGVAPDAQKLLARYNWPGNIRELENAIERAVLLTEGPVLTVEDLRLGETIAVGGHPGATPLVRIPPTGVALEDIERQAITEALRMCNWIQRDAGDLLHVSARVINYKMKTLGIEKPTSRRRAPGPEA
- a CDS encoding cupredoxin domain-containing protein, whose amino-acid sequence is MTLRNMFAFAVAFSFAVVVGSAQAPSAPAKPKQEQKKIQKVKLSFDDKGYVVTPSTLTKGVPVEMDVDLDTVKGCMRTVVIASLNVKKTVKTGDTLIEFTPDKTGNVPVICGMNMGKGAFTVVDPK